Proteins encoded in a region of the Massilia sp. UMI-21 genome:
- a CDS encoding xanthine dehydrogenase family protein molybdopterin-binding subunit, protein MKRTRPVHPEQAKPEDGGSPRGARRGLGRRGFLLGGVLAGGALLVGWGVQPPRQRLHTASPLALGGDTVALNGWIAIAPDGAVSVVVPRSEMGQGVHTALPMLVAEELDVPLAAVRIAQAPIDKIFANLTVLRENLPFHPDDTGSARQGAQWLMAKLGRELGIMFTGGSTSVKDAWMPMREAGAVARAMLVKAAAEEWQAPVARLRTEDGFVLHPDGRRAGYGALAARAARVGAGIDGSDVRLKEPGEFRLIGKPLPRLDSASKVNGAARFGIDARVPGMVYAAVKMAPVPGARMTGFDAGAARAMPGVLQVVPMAGLPGADDGFGAGAAVLATSWWQAHQAVQALVLEWEAGAGAGLSTESVFEEFTRALDQESGYVYHETGTQDVAGAAVTVTAEYRAPFLAHAAMEPLNCTARFADGKLRLWASTQVPSVAVDVAARVAGIDREHVAIEVMLLGGGFGRRLETDMVAQAVTVAMAAGGRPVQLIWSREDDTTHDVYRPAALARFRAHLDAQGNILAWDNKSASGAIGHQYFPRNLGLPGVGPDKTTAEGEYDMQYAIANQRIAHVIVDSPVPLGYWRSVGHSHNAFFKEGFIDELAHAARRDGVAFRRALLRGHPRALAALEAAVARAGQPPAGRAHGVALHRSFGSTVAQVAEVSVEGGQIRVHRVVCAIDCGLVVNPNIVAQQVESGVLFGLSAALYGEITFKEGRVQQSNFGDYPVLRMNEAPPVETIVMPSSAHPEGVGEPAVPPIAPAVAAAVFKLTGQRLRSLPLRLAQE, encoded by the coding sequence ATGAAACGAACGCGCCCCGTGCACCCCGAGCAAGCGAAACCTGAGGACGGTGGATCCCCGCGCGGCGCCCGGCGCGGCCTGGGCCGGCGCGGATTCCTGCTGGGCGGCGTGCTCGCCGGGGGCGCCCTGCTGGTGGGCTGGGGCGTGCAGCCGCCGCGCCAGCGCCTGCATACGGCAAGTCCGCTCGCGCTCGGCGGCGACACGGTGGCGCTGAACGGCTGGATCGCGATCGCGCCCGACGGCGCGGTCTCGGTGGTGGTGCCGCGCAGCGAGATGGGACAGGGCGTGCACACCGCGCTGCCGATGCTGGTGGCCGAGGAACTGGACGTGCCGCTGGCCGCGGTGCGCATCGCCCAGGCGCCGATCGACAAGATCTTCGCCAACCTCACCGTGCTGCGCGAAAACCTGCCTTTCCACCCCGACGACACCGGCAGCGCGCGCCAGGGCGCCCAGTGGCTGATGGCCAAGCTGGGCCGCGAGCTGGGCATCATGTTCACCGGCGGCTCCACCAGCGTCAAGGATGCCTGGATGCCGATGCGCGAGGCGGGCGCGGTGGCGCGCGCCATGCTGGTCAAGGCCGCGGCCGAGGAGTGGCAGGCGCCGGTGGCGCGCCTGCGCACCGAGGATGGCTTCGTGCTGCATCCGGACGGCCGTCGGGCAGGCTATGGCGCGCTCGCGGCGCGGGCGGCGCGGGTCGGCGCCGGCATCGACGGCAGCGACGTGCGGCTGAAGGAGCCGGGCGAATTCCGGCTGATCGGCAAGCCGCTGCCGCGCCTGGACAGCGCGTCCAAGGTGAACGGCGCCGCGCGCTTCGGCATCGACGCGCGCGTGCCGGGCATGGTCTACGCCGCGGTCAAGATGGCGCCCGTGCCCGGCGCCCGGATGACCGGCTTCGATGCAGGCGCGGCGCGCGCGATGCCGGGGGTGTTGCAGGTGGTGCCGATGGCGGGGCTGCCGGGCGCGGACGACGGATTCGGCGCCGGCGCCGCGGTGCTCGCCACCAGCTGGTGGCAGGCGCACCAGGCGGTGCAGGCGCTGGTGCTCGAATGGGAGGCGGGCGCCGGCGCCGGCCTCTCCACCGAGTCGGTGTTCGAGGAATTCACGCGCGCCCTCGACCAGGAAAGCGGCTACGTCTACCACGAAACCGGCACCCAGGACGTGGCCGGCGCCGCGGTCACGGTGACGGCCGAGTACCGCGCGCCCTTCCTGGCGCATGCGGCGATGGAGCCGCTCAATTGCACCGCCCGGTTCGCGGACGGCAAGCTGCGCCTGTGGGCCTCGACCCAGGTGCCGAGCGTCGCCGTGGACGTGGCCGCGCGCGTGGCCGGCATCGACCGCGAGCACGTGGCGATCGAGGTGATGCTGCTGGGCGGCGGCTTCGGCCGGCGGCTGGAAACCGACATGGTGGCGCAGGCGGTGACGGTGGCGATGGCGGCCGGCGGGCGCCCGGTGCAGCTGATCTGGAGCCGCGAGGACGACACCACCCACGACGTCTATCGCCCCGCCGCGCTGGCGCGCTTTCGCGCCCACCTCGACGCCCAGGGCAACATCCTGGCCTGGGACAACAAGTCGGCCAGCGGCGCCATCGGCCACCAGTACTTCCCACGCAATCTCGGGCTGCCGGGCGTGGGGCCGGACAAGACCACGGCCGAGGGCGAGTACGACATGCAGTATGCGATCGCCAACCAGCGCATCGCCCACGTGATCGTCGACAGCCCGGTTCCGCTCGGCTACTGGCGTTCGGTGGGCCATTCGCACAATGCCTTCTTCAAGGAGGGCTTCATCGACGAGCTGGCCCATGCCGCGCGGCGCGATGGCGTGGCGTTCCGGCGCGCGCTGCTGCGCGGGCATCCGCGCGCGCTGGCGGCGCTGGAGGCCGCGGTGGCGCGCGCCGGCCAGCCGCCGGCAGGGCGGGCGCATGGCGTGGCGCTGCACCGCTCCTTCGGCAGCACCGTGGCCCAGGTGGCCGAAGTCTCCGTGGAAGGCGGGCAGATCCGCGTGCACCGCGTGGTGTGCGCGATCGACTGCGGGCTGGTGGTGAACCCGAACATCGTGGCGCAGCAGGTGGAATCCGGCGTGCTGTTCGGGCTGTCGGCGGCCCTGTACGGCGAGATCACGTTCAAGGAGGGCCGGGTGCAGCAGTCGAACTTCGGCGATTATCCGGTGCTGCGCATGAACGAAGCGCCGCCCGTGGAGACCATCGTGATGCCCAGCAGCGCGCATCCGGAAGGCGTGGGCGAGCCGGCGGTGCCGCCGATCGCGCCGGCGGTGGCGGCGGCCGTGTTCAAGCTCACCGGACAGCGGCTGCGCAGCCTGCCGCTGCGCCTGGCGCAGGAGTAG
- a CDS encoding DUF1415 domain-containing protein yields MSTPNPNADDDAIVAATRRWLERAVIGLNLCPFAKSVYVKEQVRYVVSSATTPEALLEQLMDELQLLSDTPSEQVDTTLLVHPFVLNDFEDYNEFLDVADAAVEDMQLDGELQVASFHPDYQFADTDPNDIANYTNRAPYPILHLLREDSIDRAVEAFPEASEIFEKNIDTMERLGHEGWDKLDVGPAR; encoded by the coding sequence ATGAGTACGCCAAACCCGAACGCCGACGACGATGCGATCGTCGCTGCCACCCGCCGCTGGCTGGAGCGGGCCGTCATTGGCCTGAACCTGTGCCCCTTCGCCAAATCGGTCTATGTCAAGGAGCAGGTGCGCTACGTCGTCTCGAGCGCCACCACGCCCGAAGCGCTGCTCGAGCAGCTGATGGACGAGCTGCAATTGCTGTCGGATACACCGAGCGAACAGGTCGACACGACCCTGCTGGTCCATCCCTTCGTGCTGAACGATTTCGAGGATTACAACGAGTTCCTGGATGTGGCCGATGCCGCCGTCGAGGACATGCAGCTCGACGGCGAGCTGCAGGTGGCGAGCTTCCACCCGGACTACCAGTTCGCCGACACCGATCCCAACGACATCGCGAACTACACCAACCGGGCGCCGTATCCGATCCTGCACCTGCTGCGCGAGGACAGCATCGACCGCGCGGTCGAGGCCTTCCCGGAAGCGTCCGAGATCTTCGAGAAGAATATCGACACCATGGAACGGCTCGGCCATGAAGGCTGGGACAAGCTCGATGTCGGACCGGCACGCTGA
- the rimI gene encoding ribosomal protein S18-alanine N-acetyltransferase, with the protein MTLVQDSFGLAFAPMRPGDVDEVHALECSVFPYPWSRANFTDSLASGYDAWTAREAAGPAGGVLAGYYVLMYAVDEAHLLDVAVAAGRQGQGLGRHLLDRIGARARAQGMASILLEVRPSNERALAVYRRYGFQEIGRRKGYYPAHGGQREDAIVMRIDL; encoded by the coding sequence ATGACGCTCGTGCAGGACAGCTTCGGCCTGGCCTTCGCGCCGATGCGGCCGGGCGACGTGGACGAGGTCCATGCGCTCGAATGCAGCGTGTTTCCCTACCCCTGGAGTCGCGCGAATTTTACCGATTCGCTGGCCAGCGGCTACGATGCCTGGACCGCGCGCGAGGCCGCCGGACCCGCGGGCGGCGTCCTGGCCGGCTATTATGTGTTGATGTACGCGGTCGACGAGGCCCACCTGCTCGACGTCGCGGTGGCCGCCGGCCGTCAGGGCCAGGGGCTGGGACGGCACCTGCTGGACCGCATCGGCGCCCGCGCCCGCGCGCAGGGCATGGCCTCGATCCTGCTCGAGGTGCGCCCGTCCAACGAACGCGCGCTGGCGGTCTACCGCCGCTACGGGTTTCAGGAAATCGGCCGGCGCAAGGGATATTACCCGGCGCACGGCGGCCAGCGCGAGGACGCCATCGTGATGAGGATCGACTTGTGA
- a CDS encoding DUF1289 domain-containing protein — protein sequence MSDRHADPAALPPRPDTPCVAVCSTTFDEICRGCGRSVAEVANWVSMNAEEKERVWVRILAQGYPRRNS from the coding sequence ATGTCGGACCGGCACGCTGATCCGGCGGCGCTGCCGCCGCGTCCGGACACTCCCTGCGTGGCGGTGTGCTCGACCACCTTCGACGAAATCTGCCGCGGCTGCGGGCGCAGCGTGGCAGAAGTGGCGAACTGGGTGTCGATGAACGCCGAGGAAAAAGAGCGCGTGTGGGTGCGCATCCTGGCGCAGGGCTACCCGCGCAGGAATTCCTGA
- a CDS encoding DUF1993 domain-containing protein, with protein MSLSMYTASVPVFQKMLRALGAVLEKAEAHAQQHKIEPDALLQARLYPDMFPLVGQVLIATDFAKGASARLARQEVPRYDDTEQSFVELQQRITKTLGFIESLPHAAFDAAGERPVTHGAGERARHFERGDDYLTSFVLPNFFFHVTTAYAILRHNGVPIGKRDFLGL; from the coding sequence ATGAGCCTGTCCATGTACACCGCGTCGGTTCCGGTGTTCCAGAAAATGCTGCGCGCGCTGGGCGCGGTGCTGGAGAAAGCCGAGGCGCATGCCCAGCAGCACAAGATCGAGCCGGACGCCCTGTTGCAGGCGCGCCTGTACCCGGACATGTTCCCGCTGGTCGGCCAGGTCCTGATCGCGACCGACTTCGCCAAGGGCGCGAGCGCGCGCCTGGCCCGCCAGGAAGTGCCGCGCTACGACGACACGGAGCAGAGTTTCGTCGAGCTGCAGCAGCGCATCACCAAGACCCTGGGCTTCATCGAATCGCTGCCGCACGCCGCGTTCGACGCGGCCGGCGAACGCCCCGTCACCCACGGCGCCGGCGAGCGCGCCCGCCATTTCGAGCGCGGCGACGACTACCTGACCAGCTTCGTGCTGCCGAATTTCTTCTTCCACGTGACGACCGCCTACGCGATCCTGCGTCACAACGGCGTGCCGATCGGGAAGCGCGACTTCCTGGGGCTCTGA
- a CDS encoding DUF1853 family protein encodes MDAPAESYQQGFHRRWGHLRRARVRALAWLLDAPDLLDAQDPLWAGRVATLDPVGPALADWLAQLDHDPTALDDALGAKVHTRLGLYAEKLLAFYFARQGRLVAYGLQVRASANDTIGEFDFLLDDGPAGLEHIEFATKFYLLDGEGGQQQDWQLNALVGPNLADSLGLKMRKVFERQLSLGQHPAAQALLPRPVARARALVKGWLFYPAGSWPRMRGIAAGHCRGFWCALDEIDGLAGEEFLMLPRLQWLAPFRAASATWMLDRAQLHAELSAQFETSSTPVLVAVVRHTPGLIEEIERGFIVPNDWRERAAARRMVKAVE; translated from the coding sequence ATGGACGCGCCGGCTGAGAGCTACCAGCAAGGCTTCCACCGCCGCTGGGGCCACCTGCGGCGGGCCCGGGTGCGGGCGCTGGCCTGGCTGCTCGACGCGCCCGACCTGCTCGATGCGCAGGATCCGCTGTGGGCCGGCCGCGTCGCCACCCTCGACCCGGTCGGGCCGGCGCTCGCCGACTGGCTGGCGCAGCTCGACCACGACCCCACCGCGCTGGACGACGCCCTGGGCGCCAAGGTGCACACCCGCCTCGGCCTGTATGCCGAAAAGCTGCTGGCCTTCTATTTTGCCCGGCAGGGGCGCCTGGTCGCGTACGGACTGCAGGTGCGCGCCAGCGCCAACGACACCATCGGTGAATTCGACTTCCTGCTGGACGATGGGCCGGCCGGGCTCGAGCACATCGAGTTCGCCACCAAGTTCTATCTGCTGGACGGGGAGGGCGGGCAGCAGCAGGATTGGCAGCTGAATGCACTGGTCGGGCCCAACCTGGCCGACAGCCTGGGCCTCAAGATGCGCAAGGTCTTCGAGCGCCAGCTCAGCCTGGGCCAGCATCCGGCCGCGCAGGCGCTGCTGCCGCGACCCGTGGCCAGGGCGCGGGCGCTGGTCAAGGGCTGGCTGTTCTATCCTGCCGGCAGCTGGCCGCGGATGCGCGGCATCGCCGCCGGCCACTGCCGCGGCTTCTGGTGCGCGCTGGACGAGATCGACGGCCTGGCCGGAGAAGAATTCCTGATGCTGCCTCGCCTGCAGTGGCTGGCGCCATTTCGCGCCGCCTCGGCCACCTGGATGCTGGACCGCGCCCAGCTGCATGCGGAGCTGTCGGCGCAGTTCGAGACCTCGTCGACGCCGGTGCTGGTGGCGGTGGTGCGGCACACGCCCGGACTGATCGAGGAGATCGAGCGCGGCTTCATCGTGCCCAACGACTGGCGCGAGCGCGCCGCGGCCCGCAGGATGGTAAAGGCTGTTGAGTAG
- a CDS encoding EAL domain-containing protein, with protein MSLPRFSRRAVRTRLRKLYGRSIHGALLLAVFIGLAVPAVVGSYFLVAVQERESAAGTMNDALQRNADLLALALRESLWDMNLEAASALVDSFVRDPAVVHVAVRDLSQNEFISRHAGVVEGARLYRAERDIVVRGQAIGHVLIEMDDHLSQQELRRKQRNYAVVLAVQLAVSLLLIALLIRRRLLRPLRTLTGFSDRLARGDFDTPLALPADDELGRLGGQMERMRMAIGQLFADIGRREEQFRTIVAQVPGAVFRSRPGGQIDFVSEAIEGISGYPAERFMLATTDDWADIIHPEDRRMHRYLAKQALLAGSRYEIEYRIIDAGGIERWVLETGQPQGAWDSADFRIDGIIYDISERKHDEMRIEALLTEQGAILDNVMFGVLFVRERRIVSANRRAEALFGYAEGGMAGGSAEILFPGRAGDGRPWFERSPKMAGGPDAGEEIQFRRRDGSVSWLLVSGCPLDSARPDDGSIWVFADITERKLADEKLRLSATVLEHIADGVMVLDVDGRVVAINPAYTRITGYTEREALGQQSTLMRAGQHEAAFHQELRRDLAERGFWRGEIWETRKNGEVYLEALTVSSVHDEAGGLAHYVCVFSDITKARESQDKLDHLAHHDPLTALPNRLLFHDRLQHAMVRAARESEQLAVLFIDLDRFKNVNDTLGHHVGDELLKQVAGALARCLREGDTLARLGGDEFIVLLEDVKGAFGAVQVAEKLMLLFEQPFTVSGHELFATCSVGISLFPQDAQDLNMLVRNADVAMYQAKARGRNGYQFYAPSMGGEGVERLRLEALLRRAIDKQEIFLHYQPQVDIDSGRLVGVEALVRWDSPELGAVPPARFIPVAEDMGFVSQLGQWVLVEACHQMRRWDQAGLRVPKMAVNLSVRQFERGSVAPLVAAALRDSGLEAARLQLEVTESVIMHTGDALEYINDLRAVGVGLAIDDFGTGYSSLAYLSQLPVQTLKIDRSFIQDIALDGNDAAIAVAIIQLGKSMNLAVVAEGVENEEQAAFLLQHGCRLAQGYLYSRPVAPEDILSRWKQNQQQGHDETNAPRAPRASET; from the coding sequence ATGTCCCTGCCACGCTTTTCACGCCGCGCCGTCCGCACCAGGCTGCGCAAGCTGTATGGCCGCTCGATCCATGGCGCGCTGCTGCTGGCGGTGTTCATCGGCCTGGCCGTGCCTGCCGTTGTCGGCAGCTACTTCCTGGTCGCGGTGCAGGAGCGCGAATCGGCCGCCGGCACCATGAACGACGCGCTGCAGCGCAATGCCGACCTGCTTGCGCTCGCGCTGCGGGAATCATTATGGGACATGAATCTCGAAGCGGCGAGTGCGCTGGTCGATTCCTTCGTGCGCGACCCGGCCGTGGTGCATGTCGCGGTGCGCGACCTGTCGCAGAACGAGTTCATCAGCCGGCACGCGGGCGTGGTGGAGGGCGCGCGTCTGTATCGCGCCGAACGCGACATCGTCGTGCGCGGCCAGGCCATCGGTCATGTGCTGATCGAAATGGACGACCACCTCAGCCAGCAGGAACTACGCCGCAAGCAGCGCAACTATGCGGTGGTGCTGGCGGTTCAGCTGGCGGTGTCGCTGCTCCTGATCGCACTGCTGATCAGGCGCCGCCTGCTGCGCCCGCTGCGCACGCTCACCGGCTTTTCCGACCGCCTGGCGCGCGGCGACTTCGACACCCCGCTGGCGCTCCCCGCCGACGACGAGCTGGGGCGCCTGGGGGGCCAGATGGAGCGCATGCGCATGGCGATCGGCCAGCTGTTCGCCGACATCGGCCGCCGCGAAGAGCAGTTCCGCACCATCGTCGCGCAGGTGCCGGGCGCCGTGTTCCGCTCGCGCCCCGGCGGCCAGATCGATTTCGTCAGCGAGGCCATCGAAGGCATCTCGGGCTACCCGGCCGAGCGTTTCATGCTGGCCACGACCGACGACTGGGCCGATATCATCCATCCGGAAGACCGGCGCATGCACCGCTACCTGGCCAAGCAGGCGCTGCTGGCCGGCAGCCGCTACGAAATCGAATACCGCATCATCGACGCCGGAGGCATCGAGCGCTGGGTGCTGGAGACCGGCCAGCCGCAGGGCGCATGGGACAGCGCCGACTTCCGCATCGACGGCATCATCTACGACATCAGCGAGCGCAAGCACGACGAGATGCGCATCGAGGCCCTGCTCACCGAGCAGGGTGCGATTCTGGATAACGTCATGTTCGGCGTGCTGTTCGTGCGCGAGCGCCGCATCGTCTCGGCCAACCGGCGCGCCGAAGCCCTGTTCGGCTATGCCGAGGGCGGCATGGCGGGCGGTTCGGCCGAGATCCTGTTCCCCGGCCGCGCCGGCGACGGCCGCCCGTGGTTCGAACGAAGCCCGAAGATGGCGGGCGGCCCCGATGCCGGCGAAGAGATCCAGTTCCGGCGCCGCGACGGCAGCGTGTCCTGGCTGCTGGTGAGCGGATGCCCGCTCGACAGCGCCCGCCCCGACGACGGCAGCATCTGGGTGTTCGCCGACATCACCGAGCGCAAGCTGGCCGACGAAAAGCTGCGCCTGTCGGCCACCGTGCTGGAACACATCGCCGACGGCGTGATGGTGCTCGACGTGGACGGCCGCGTGGTGGCCATCAACCCCGCCTACACCCGGATCACCGGCTACACCGAACGCGAAGCGCTGGGCCAGCAGTCGACGCTGATGCGCGCCGGCCAGCACGAGGCCGCGTTCCACCAGGAGCTGCGGCGCGACCTGGCCGAGCGCGGCTTCTGGCGCGGCGAGATCTGGGAAACCCGCAAGAACGGCGAGGTGTACCTCGAAGCGCTGACCGTGTCGAGCGTGCACGACGAGGCCGGCGGGCTGGCGCATTATGTCTGCGTGTTCAGCGACATCACCAAGGCCCGGGAATCGCAGGACAAGCTCGACCACCTGGCCCACCACGATCCGCTCACCGCGCTGCCGAACCGCCTGCTGTTCCACGATCGCCTGCAGCATGCCATGGTCCGCGCCGCGCGCGAAAGCGAGCAGCTGGCGGTGCTGTTCATCGACCTGGACCGCTTCAAGAACGTCAACGACACCCTGGGTCACCACGTGGGCGACGAACTGCTCAAGCAGGTGGCAGGCGCGCTGGCCCGCTGCCTGCGCGAGGGCGATACGCTGGCGCGCCTGGGCGGCGACGAGTTCATCGTGCTGCTGGAGGATGTCAAGGGGGCCTTCGGTGCGGTGCAGGTGGCCGAGAAGCTGATGCTGCTGTTCGAGCAGCCGTTCACCGTGTCCGGCCATGAGCTGTTCGCTACCTGCAGCGTCGGCATCAGCCTGTTCCCGCAGGACGCCCAGGATTTGAACATGCTGGTGCGTAACGCCGACGTCGCGATGTACCAGGCCAAGGCGCGCGGCCGCAACGGCTACCAGTTCTATGCGCCGTCGATGGGCGGCGAGGGCGTGGAGCGCCTGCGCCTGGAGGCGCTGCTGCGCCGCGCGATCGACAAGCAGGAGATCTTCCTCCACTACCAGCCGCAGGTCGACATCGACAGCGGCCGCCTGGTCGGGGTCGAGGCGCTGGTGCGCTGGGACAGCCCGGAACTGGGCGCGGTGCCGCCGGCGCGTTTCATCCCGGTAGCCGAGGACATGGGCTTCGTCAGCCAGCTGGGCCAGTGGGTGCTGGTCGAGGCCTGCCACCAGATGCGCCGCTGGGACCAGGCCGGCCTGCGGGTGCCGAAGATGGCGGTCAACCTGTCGGTGCGCCAGTTCGAGCGCGGCAGCGTGGCGCCGCTGGTCGCCGCGGCCCTGCGCGACAGCGGGCTCGAGGCGGCGCGCCTGCAGCTGGAAGTGACCGAGTCGGTGATCATGCATACCGGCGACGCGCTCGAGTACATCAACGATTTGCGCGCGGTCGGGGTCGGGCTGGCGATCGACGACTTCGGCACCGGTTATTCTTCGCTGGCCTACCTCAGCCAGTTGCCGGTCCAGACCCTGAAGATCGACCGCAGCTTCATCCAGGACATCGCGCTCGACGGCAACGATGCCGCGATCGCGGTCGCGATCATCCAGCTCGGCAAGAGCATGAACCTGGCGGTGGTGGCCGAAGGCGTGGAGAACGAAGAACAGGCCGCCTTCCTGCTGCAGCATGGCTGCCGCCTGGCGCAGGGCTACCTCTACAGCCGCCCGGTGGCGCCGGAAGATATACTGTCGCGCTGGAAGCAGAACCAACAACAAGGTCATGATGAAACGAACGCGCCCCGTGCACCCCGAGCAAGCGAAACCTGA
- a CDS encoding thioredoxin family protein, with amino-acid sequence MQSLTLDSDNRAAVAAAFESDALVVACLCAAWCGTCSSYRATFEELALRHPDKTFVWIDIEDQADIVGDLDVDNFPTLLVQRGDTVAFFGTMLPDGAVADRLVHAQAAVAPEELARLATSSEERRAWQRDCNLRTLLAA; translated from the coding sequence ATGCAAAGCCTGACCCTGGATTCCGACAACCGCGCGGCCGTTGCCGCCGCCTTCGAGAGCGACGCCCTGGTCGTCGCCTGCCTGTGCGCCGCCTGGTGCGGCACCTGCTCGTCCTACCGCGCCACCTTCGAGGAACTGGCCCTGCGCCACCCCGACAAGACCTTCGTCTGGATCGACATCGAAGACCAGGCCGACATCGTCGGCGACCTGGACGTCGACAACTTCCCGACCCTGCTGGTGCAGCGCGGCGACACCGTGGCCTTCTTCGGCACCATGCTGCCCGACGGCGCCGTGGCCGACCGCCTGGTGCATGCCCAGGCCGCCGTCGCGCCCGAGGAACTGGCGCGCCTGGCGACCTCCAGCGAAGAGCGGCGCGCCTGGCAGCGCGACTGCAACCTGCGGACTTTGCTGGCGGCGTAG
- a CDS encoding uracil-DNA glycosylase: MGIGPLWRLRAAPEPAVDTALEAEAEPVGAQLAAQPQPLAPPPMPRQVAEPAARPAWTPPVSQDRAWEAAAEPERIDVSTLDWAALRQAIAACKHCSACSAGRKPVPGAGARQARWLVAAGTASALDESAGQPLTGEPGKLLDNMLAAVGMSRETDVYVTTLVKCRPANAKGGDRAPTPEEAAACRPFLERERELSGAGLVLTLGQVAADGLLGKPLSEPLAGARGAVHRLGAVPLVATLHPAELLRRGDDKALAWADLCRARSAHERHGRAG, translated from the coding sequence ATGGGCATCGGCCCGCTATGGCGCCTGCGCGCGGCGCCCGAACCGGCAGTCGACACCGCGCTCGAGGCTGAGGCCGAACCCGTCGGCGCGCAGCTGGCCGCGCAGCCGCAGCCGCTGGCGCCGCCGCCGATGCCGCGCCAGGTCGCGGAGCCGGCCGCGCGTCCCGCCTGGACGCCGCCCGTCAGCCAGGATCGCGCCTGGGAAGCCGCCGCCGAGCCGGAACGTATCGATGTGTCGACGCTCGACTGGGCCGCCCTGCGCCAGGCGATCGCCGCCTGCAAGCACTGCAGCGCCTGCAGCGCCGGACGCAAGCCGGTGCCGGGCGCGGGCGCGCGCCAGGCGCGCTGGCTGGTCGCGGCCGGCACCGCCAGTGCGCTGGACGAAAGCGCCGGCCAGCCGCTGACCGGCGAGCCGGGCAAGCTGCTCGACAACATGCTGGCGGCGGTCGGCATGTCGCGCGAGACCGATGTCTACGTGACCACCCTGGTCAAGTGCCGTCCGGCGAACGCGAAGGGCGGCGACCGCGCACCGACCCCTGAAGAAGCGGCGGCCTGCCGCCCCTTCCTGGAGCGCGAGCGCGAACTGTCGGGGGCCGGCCTGGTGCTGACCCTGGGCCAGGTGGCGGCCGACGGCCTGCTCGGCAAGCCGCTCTCGGAGCCGCTGGCCGGCGCGCGCGGCGCCGTGCACCGCCTGGGCGCGGTGCCGCTGGTCGCGACCCTGCATCCGGCCGAACTGCTGCGCCGCGGCGACGACAAGGCGCTGGCCTGGGCCGACCTGTGCCGCGCCAGATCCGCGCACGAGCGCCATGGACGCGCCGGCTGA
- the tsaB gene encoding tRNA (adenosine(37)-N6)-threonylcarbamoyltransferase complex dimerization subunit type 1 TsaB, translated as MSKILAIETSSELASCALLDGDHVIARSTSGVRTHSQSVLPMVQELLREAGIALADCDAIAFGAGPGSFTGVRTACGVAQGLAFGAGLPVLPLVTLEAMAETCRARTGATEVLAVLDARMGEVYWAQYRHDATRGAWIEVAAPALCAPQDLEPVPAEGLAACGNGFAAYPDAFAGKPFALGALDDILPHARELALLGAPALAAGLGVPAAQAQPLYLRNKVAYTSAERQAINAANLAVKAGA; from the coding sequence ATGTCCAAGATTCTCGCTATTGAAACCTCGTCCGAGCTCGCCTCCTGCGCGCTGCTCGACGGCGATCACGTCATCGCCCGTTCCACGTCCGGCGTGCGCACCCATTCGCAATCGGTCCTGCCGATGGTGCAGGAACTGCTGCGCGAAGCCGGCATCGCCCTGGCGGACTGCGACGCCATCGCCTTCGGGGCTGGTCCGGGCTCGTTCACCGGCGTGCGTACGGCCTGCGGCGTGGCCCAGGGCCTGGCCTTCGGCGCCGGCCTGCCGGTGCTGCCGCTGGTGACGCTCGAAGCGATGGCCGAAACCTGCCGCGCCCGCACCGGCGCCACCGAGGTGCTGGCCGTGCTGGACGCGCGCATGGGCGAGGTCTACTGGGCCCAGTACCGTCACGACGCCACGCGCGGCGCCTGGATCGAGGTCGCCGCCCCCGCGCTGTGCGCGCCGCAAGACCTGGAGCCGGTTCCGGCAGAAGGCCTGGCGGCCTGCGGCAACGGTTTCGCCGCCTATCCGGATGCCTTCGCCGGCAAGCCGTTCGCCCTTGGCGCGCTGGACGACATCCTGCCGCACGCGCGCGAACTGGCGCTGCTGGGCGCGCCGGCCCTGGCCGCCGGCCTGGGCGTGCCGGCGGCCCAGGCCCAGCCGCTCTACCTGCGCAACAAGGTCGCGTACACCAGCGCCGAACGCCAGGCCATCAATGCGGCGAACCTCGCAGTGAAGGCCGGGGCATGA